A genomic segment from Castor canadensis chromosome 1, mCasCan1.hap1v2, whole genome shotgun sequence encodes:
- the LOC109702453 gene encoding olfactory receptor 52D1-like, which produces MKRKLKYLTIGMSAYNRTDFHPSTFILIGIPGLEASHIWISIPFCLVYLLALLGNCSLLFTIKTDPSLHQPMYLFLCMLAVADLVVCTTAVPKLLSLFWFQDREIRFEACLTQVFLIHSCSTMESGFFLAMAFDRYVAICNPLRHSAILTHTVTGGMGLVIVIRGTTLLTPHPFLLRWLPYCRTNIISHTYCEFMALIKIACAETRIRRAYSLMVAFLTGGVDFILIICSYVRILYTVFHLPTKDARLKSLGTCGSHVCVILVTYTPAFFSFFTHRFGHKVAPHVHIFVANIYLLVPPMLNPIIYGVRTKKIRDRVLKLFRFSKPLH; this is translated from the coding sequence ATGAAGAGGAAGCTAAAATACCTGACCATTGGTATGTCGGCATACAATAGGACAGATTTCCATCCATCAACATTCATTCTCATTGGCATTCCTGGGTTGGAGGCTTCCCACATATGGATCTCCATTCCCTTTTGCTTGGTCTACCTTTTGGCCCTCTTGGGAAACTGTTCACTTCTGTTTACCATCAAGACAGATCCCAGCCTCCATCAGCCAATGTACCTCTTTCTCTGCATGCTGGCTGTGGCTGACCTTGTGGTGTGTACTACAGCTGTTCCCAAACTTCTCAGCCTCTTCTGGTTCCAGGACAGAGAGATTCGCTTTGAAGCCTGCCTCACTCAAGTGTTCCTGATTCACTCTTGCTCCACCATGGAGTCTGGCTTCTTCCTGGCCATGGCTTTTGACCGTTATGTAGCCATTTGTAATCCACTAAGACACTCAGCGATTCTGACACACACTGTAACTGGGGGAATGGGGCTAGTTATTGTAATTAGGGGCACAACACTTCTCACTCCTCACCCTTTCCTGCTACGTTGGCTTCCCTACTGCAGAACAAACATAATTTCCCACACCTACTGTGAGTTCATGGCCCTCATCAAGATTGCCTGTGCTGAGACGAGAATCCGCAGAGCCTACAGCCTCATGGTTGCCTTCCTTACTGGAGGAGTGGACTTTATATTGATCATTTGTTCTTATGTGAGAATTCTCTACACTGTCTTCCATCTCCCAACCAAAGACGCCAGACTTAAGTCCTTGGGCACTTGTGGTTCGCATGTTTGTGTGATCTTAGTGACCTATACCCCagccttcttctcttttttcacaCACAGGTTTGGACACAAAGTGGCTCCCCATGTACACATATTTGTGGCTAACATCTATCTTCTTGTCCCACCCATGTTGAACCCCATTATTTACGGTGTAAGGACCAAGAAGATACGAGACAGAGTTCTTAAATTGTTCAGGTTTTCAAAGCCTctgcattaa
- the LOC109702457 gene encoding olfactory receptor 52J3-like isoform X2: MSSINRSIFHPATFFLVGIPGLEEDHAWISLPFCSIYLVALMGNATILVVIKAEKSLREPMFYFLAILSIIDLALSTTSVPRMLGIFWFGVHEINFGTCVAQMFLIHAFTGMEAEVLVAMAFDRYVAICDPLHYTNLLTSRVMGGISMCIAIRPALFVCPIIYLTCRLPFCQAHIIAHSYCEHMGIAKLSCGDIHINAAYGLFLVSLFLLNLVLIVISYVYILRAVFRLPSQDARFKALSTCGSHVAVLCVFYIPSVFSFLTHRFGHNIPQYVHILIANLYLVIPPSLNPIIYGVRTKQIRERVLYVFTKK; encoded by the exons ATGTCATCTAT CAACAGGAGTATTTTCCACCCTGCCACATTTTTCTTGGTTGGAATCCCAGGTCTGGAAGAGGACCATGCCTGGATCTCTCTGCCTTTCTGCTCTATTTACCTTGTGGCTTTAATGGGCAATGCCACAATTCTGGTAGTCATCAAGGCAGAGAAGTCTCTTCGAGAACCCATGTTCTATTTTCTAGCTATCCTTTCAATAATTGATTTGGCCCTTTCTACAACCTCTGTGCCCCGCATGCTGGGTATCTTCTGGTTTGGTGTGCATGAGATTAACTTTGGAACCTGTGTGGCACAGATGTTTTTGATCCATGCCTTCACAGGCATGGAGGCCGAAGTCCTGGTGGCCATGGCCTTTGATCGTTATGTGGCCATCTGTGATCCACTTCACTACACTAACCTCTTGACATCTCGAGTTATGGGGGGGATCAGTATGTGCATTGCAATTCGTCCAGCCTTGTTCGTATGCCCCATAATCTATCTCACCTGCCGCCTACCCTTTTGTCAGGCACATATTATAGCACATTCCTACTGTGAGCATATGGGTATTGCAAAATTGTCCTGTGGAGACATCCATATCAATGCTGCTTATGGGCTCTTTTTGGTCTCGCTCTTTCTTCTAAATCTGGTCCTTATTGTCATCTCATATGTTTACATTCTTCGTGCTGTCTTCCGCCTCCCATCTCAGGATGCACGGTTTAAAGCCCTAAGCACCTGTGGTTCCCATGTTGCAGTTCTCTGTGTTTTTTATATTCCATCAGTCTTCTCTTTCCTCACTCATAGGTTTGGACACAACATACCACAATACGTCCACATTCTCATTGCAAACCTCTACTTGGTTATTCCACCCTCACTTAATCCCATCATTTATGGTGTGAGGACCAAACAGATACGGGAGCGAGTGCTCTATGTGTTTACTAAAAAATGA
- the LOC109702457 gene encoding olfactory receptor 52J3-like isoform X1 translates to MIHYSNRSIFHPATFFLVGIPGLEEDHAWISLPFCSIYLVALMGNATILVVIKAEKSLREPMFYFLAILSIIDLALSTTSVPRMLGIFWFGVHEINFGTCVAQMFLIHAFTGMEAEVLVAMAFDRYVAICDPLHYTNLLTSRVMGGISMCIAIRPALFVCPIIYLTCRLPFCQAHIIAHSYCEHMGIAKLSCGDIHINAAYGLFLVSLFLLNLVLIVISYVYILRAVFRLPSQDARFKALSTCGSHVAVLCVFYIPSVFSFLTHRFGHNIPQYVHILIANLYLVIPPSLNPIIYGVRTKQIRERVLYVFTKK, encoded by the coding sequence ATGATACACTACAGCAACAGGAGTATTTTCCACCCTGCCACATTTTTCTTGGTTGGAATCCCAGGTCTGGAAGAGGACCATGCCTGGATCTCTCTGCCTTTCTGCTCTATTTACCTTGTGGCTTTAATGGGCAATGCCACAATTCTGGTAGTCATCAAGGCAGAGAAGTCTCTTCGAGAACCCATGTTCTATTTTCTAGCTATCCTTTCAATAATTGATTTGGCCCTTTCTACAACCTCTGTGCCCCGCATGCTGGGTATCTTCTGGTTTGGTGTGCATGAGATTAACTTTGGAACCTGTGTGGCACAGATGTTTTTGATCCATGCCTTCACAGGCATGGAGGCCGAAGTCCTGGTGGCCATGGCCTTTGATCGTTATGTGGCCATCTGTGATCCACTTCACTACACTAACCTCTTGACATCTCGAGTTATGGGGGGGATCAGTATGTGCATTGCAATTCGTCCAGCCTTGTTCGTATGCCCCATAATCTATCTCACCTGCCGCCTACCCTTTTGTCAGGCACATATTATAGCACATTCCTACTGTGAGCATATGGGTATTGCAAAATTGTCCTGTGGAGACATCCATATCAATGCTGCTTATGGGCTCTTTTTGGTCTCGCTCTTTCTTCTAAATCTGGTCCTTATTGTCATCTCATATGTTTACATTCTTCGTGCTGTCTTCCGCCTCCCATCTCAGGATGCACGGTTTAAAGCCCTAAGCACCTGTGGTTCCCATGTTGCAGTTCTCTGTGTTTTTTATATTCCATCAGTCTTCTCTTTCCTCACTCATAGGTTTGGACACAACATACCACAATACGTCCACATTCTCATTGCAAACCTCTACTTGGTTATTCCACCCTCACTTAATCCCATCATTTATGGTGTGAGGACCAAACAGATACGGGAGCGAGTGCTCTATGTGTTTACTAAAAAATGA